One genomic window of Monodelphis domestica isolate mMonDom1 chromosome 1, mMonDom1.pri, whole genome shotgun sequence includes the following:
- the PKIG gene encoding cAMP-dependent protein kinase inhibitor gamma: protein MEVESSYTDFISCDRTGRRNAVPDIQDDSAAVSMRKLTGDMGDLALEGAEGQAERSTSDKETGTRPEGSEGTTTS from the exons ATGGAGGTTGAATCCTCATACACAGACTTCATCTCCTGTGACCGAACAGGCCGGAGGAACGCTGTCCCAGACATCCAGGACGACTCAGCGGCAGTGAGCATGAGGAAGCTGACGGGGGACATGGGGGACCTGGCACTAGAAGGAGCAG aaGGACAGGCAGAGAGAAGCACATCTGACAAGGAAACTGGTACCAGGCCTGAGGGGAGTGAGGGGACTACCACCTCCTGA